Proteins found in one Erythrobacter sp. 3-20A1M genomic segment:
- a CDS encoding flagellar hook-basal body complex protein: MSFYTSLNGLKNAQTDLGVIAHNIANAETTGFKKSDTQFADLVSGGPNTEPKMIRGIGATVVSMTQSFTLGPIEQTQRATDLAISGDGFFTLRGGETGKTVYTRNGAFEIDGAGFLQDGADNRLQMMAVDANGQPTNPGTTLDVFIPQQNADGADLSGVTVQKDGRIRAAYADGTVDTIGRVALASFIAPTGLRQLGSSQWEASGTSGTASYGVPAVGRFGELQSGALERSNVDLAEEMVGLITAQRNFQANAKAIDTATQLSQTIINLRS, from the coding sequence ATGTCTTTCTATACCTCTCTCAACGGCCTCAAGAACGCACAGACCGATCTGGGCGTCATCGCGCACAACATCGCCAACGCGGAAACGACCGGCTTCAAGAAGAGCGATACGCAGTTCGCCGACCTGGTTTCGGGCGGCCCCAATACCGAGCCCAAGATGATCCGCGGTATCGGCGCGACCGTGGTCTCCATGACCCAGAGCTTCACCCTCGGCCCGATCGAGCAGACGCAGCGCGCGACCGACCTCGCCATCAGCGGCGACGGCTTCTTCACCCTGCGCGGCGGGGAAACCGGCAAGACGGTTTACACCCGCAACGGCGCGTTCGAGATCGACGGCGCGGGCTTTCTGCAGGACGGGGCCGACAACCGCCTGCAGATGATGGCGGTCGACGCGAACGGCCAGCCGACCAATCCGGGCACCACGCTCGACGTGTTCATCCCGCAGCAGAACGCGGACGGTGCCGATCTTTCGGGCGTCACGGTGCAGAAGGACGGGCGCATCCGGGCTGCCTATGCCGATGGTACGGTGGATACGATCGGCCGCGTGGCGCTCGCCAGCTTCATCGCGCCGACCGGCCTGCGCCAGCTCGGCTCCTCGCAGTGGGAAGCGTCCGGCACCTCGGGCACCGCGTCCTACGGCGTGCCGGCGGTCGGCCGCTTCGGTGAACTGCAGTCGGGCGCGCTCGAGCGGTCCAACGTCGATCTGGCGGAGGAGATGGTCGGCCTGATCACCGCGCAGCGCAACTTCCAGGCGAACGCCAAGGCGATCGACACCGCGACCCAGCTTTCGCAGACGATCATCAACCTGCGGAGCTGA
- the flgB gene encoding flagellar basal body rod protein FlgB has protein sequence MSETLFGIHGAALEVRSRRMEMLTSNIANASTPGYKARDIDFGAALQARLGGTDGSSAMAGATRYRVPTMPSLDGNTVELANEQMAFAENAVSYTATLSFLQGRVETLTRAIKGE, from the coding sequence ATGAGCGAGACATTGTTCGGCATTCACGGAGCGGCGCTGGAAGTGCGCTCGCGGCGCATGGAAATGCTGACATCCAACATCGCGAACGCTTCCACCCCGGGCTACAAGGCGCGCGACATCGATTTCGGTGCCGCGCTGCAGGCGCGTCTGGGTGGGACCGACGGCTCTTCCGCCATGGCGGGCGCGACCCGCTACCGCGTGCCGACCATGCCCTCGCTAGACGGCAACACGGTGGAGCTGGCCAACGAACAGATGGCCTTCGCTGAGAACGCGGTTTCCTACACCGCCACTCTGTCGTTCCTCCAGGGCCGGGTCGAAACGCTCACCCGCGCGATCAAGGGGGAATGA
- a CDS encoding flagellar protein FlgN — MTQTKTLADSLRQMIAVLEEERQALAAMDIDALSLAGQEKHMLCGTLEGGSADPLDAECRSLLELARHANEVNRRVRNLMAANVAARLNALTGGAGTYRAGAANASYAVVRA; from the coding sequence ATGACGCAAACCAAGACCCTGGCGGATTCCCTGCGGCAGATGATTGCCGTTCTGGAAGAAGAGCGGCAAGCGCTTGCCGCGATGGACATCGACGCGCTGTCGCTCGCCGGGCAGGAAAAGCACATGCTGTGCGGAACTTTGGAGGGCGGGAGCGCGGATCCGCTCGACGCCGAGTGCCGCAGCCTGCTGGAGCTGGCGCGGCACGCGAACGAGGTCAACCGCCGGGTCCGCAACCTGATGGCGGCGAACGTCGCCGCGCGGCTGAACGCGCTGACCGGCGGAGCGGGCACCTATCGCGCGGGCGCGGCCAACGCATCCTACGCGGTCGTGCGCGCTTAG
- the flgA gene encoding flagellar basal body P-ring formation chaperone FlgA → MSIRRFVPSFVVAIAAASAVVPAAAQSAYTDPAAIDRAVAEFTGSSIGTPGGALRGVDRRLRLNACRGPLALAWYGTTRDNVRVECTDASGWKLFVPVRRDVAAMQAAAAPVVKRGENVSVVMRGRGFSITASGEAMEAGAEGEWIRVKPENAKEPVRARVERPGLVTIPMS, encoded by the coding sequence ATGTCCATTCGCCGTTTCGTCCCCAGTTTTGTCGTCGCCATCGCGGCTGCCAGTGCCGTCGTGCCCGCCGCGGCGCAGAGCGCCTATACCGACCCCGCCGCGATCGACCGCGCCGTGGCCGAATTCACCGGCAGCTCCATCGGCACGCCCGGTGGTGCCCTGCGCGGCGTCGATCGCCGCTTGCGGCTGAACGCCTGCCGCGGGCCGCTGGCCCTCGCATGGTACGGCACCACCCGCGACAATGTCCGGGTCGAATGCACCGATGCCTCCGGGTGGAAGCTGTTCGTGCCGGTCCGCCGCGACGTCGCCGCGATGCAGGCCGCCGCCGCGCCCGTGGTCAAGCGGGGCGAGAACGTTTCGGTGGTCATGCGCGGCCGCGGTTTTTCCATCACCGCCTCCGGCGAGGCGATGGAAGCGGGCGCGGAAGGCGAATGGATCAGGGTGAAGCCCGAGAACGCGAAAGAACCGGTGCGCGCGCGTGTCGAACGCCCGGGCCTCGTCACTATCCCCATGTCATGA
- the flgC gene encoding flagellar basal body rod protein FlgC yields MPAPMNVFTIVQRGMSAQMVRMNAAASNLSNAGSVAGSEDEAYRPVRPVFGEELDRASGNSTVKLNGIARSDAAPVKRHDPGHPLADQNGDVWEAPVDETAEMVEIMESARQYQNLVEAMQTAKQLMLETMRMK; encoded by the coding sequence ATGCCCGCCCCGATGAACGTCTTCACCATCGTCCAGCGCGGGATGTCCGCGCAGATGGTGCGCATGAACGCCGCCGCCTCCAACCTCTCCAACGCGGGCTCCGTCGCGGGCAGCGAGGACGAGGCCTATCGCCCGGTCCGCCCCGTGTTCGGCGAAGAGCTCGACCGCGCGAGCGGCAATTCCACGGTGAAGCTGAACGGCATCGCCCGGTCCGACGCCGCGCCGGTCAAGCGCCACGATCCCGGCCACCCGCTCGCCGACCAGAACGGCGACGTGTGGGAAGCGCCGGTCGATGAGACGGCGGAGATGGTCGAGATCATGGAAAGCGCCCGCCAGTACCAGAACCTGGTCGAGGCGATGCAGACCGCCAAGCAACTGATGCTCGAAACGATGAGGATGAAATGA
- the flgM gene encoding flagellar biosynthesis anti-sigma factor FlgM, which yields MSLDINPLRIIRASDARLDQTRQSDTGSMPQTSVKSGRQEAGVLVETKALLAESGPPVDNDRVREIRKAVSDGTYPLSPTRVADAMIAAKFMLSDRK from the coding sequence ATGTCCCTCGATATCAACCCGCTTCGTATCATCCGCGCCAGCGATGCGCGCCTCGATCAGACGCGCCAGTCCGACACCGGTTCGATGCCGCAGACGTCGGTCAAGTCCGGTCGGCAGGAAGCCGGGGTGCTGGTCGAAACGAAGGCGCTCCTCGCCGAATCCGGGCCCCCGGTCGACAACGACCGCGTGCGCGAGATCCGCAAGGCGGTGAGCGACGGAACCTATCCCCTGTCCCCAACCCGCGTGGCCGATGCGATGATCGCCGCGAAATTCATGCTGAGCGACCGGAAATGA
- a CDS encoding MotA/TolQ/ExbB proton channel family protein: protein MDFANLIDPTGAAIVLGGTIIATVLRTGRQEWRATAHVLARLTRPRFSYARTRAEIAPQVEGIRNDGVLRARPAPSNDREIAEATGALIHHRSVTALIEAHDRHRQARQQQRADALQLLHQAGELAPVFGLAGTLVALSQLAATGLDRTGLLAAVGTAVLTTLYGLVTAHVLIYPVARLIERRGAHEESERERLIDWLSEQLRDAIPGKSGGSRMRAA from the coding sequence ATGGATTTCGCGAACCTGATCGATCCGACCGGTGCGGCGATCGTGCTTGGCGGCACGATAATCGCCACGGTGCTGCGCACCGGTCGCCAGGAATGGCGGGCGACCGCGCACGTGCTGGCCCGACTGACCCGCCCGCGCTTTTCCTACGCGCGCACGCGGGCGGAAATCGCCCCGCAGGTGGAGGGGATCCGCAATGACGGCGTGCTGCGCGCGCGCCCGGCACCTTCCAACGACCGGGAAATCGCGGAGGCGACCGGCGCGCTGATCCATCATCGATCGGTCACCGCCCTGATCGAGGCGCATGACCGCCATCGCCAGGCCCGCCAGCAACAGCGCGCCGATGCCCTGCAGCTGCTGCACCAGGCTGGCGAACTCGCGCCCGTGTTCGGCCTTGCCGGAACGCTCGTCGCGCTCAGCCAGCTTGCGGCCACGGGCCTCGACCGGACCGGGCTGCTGGCGGCGGTCGGCACCGCCGTGCTGACGACGCTGTACGGTCTGGTGACCGCGCATGTCCTGATCTATCCGGTCGCGCGGTTGATCGAGCGGCGCGGCGCGCACGAGGAAAGCGAGCGCGAACGGCTGATCGACTGGCTGAGCGAGCAGTTGCGCGACGCGATCCCGGGCAAGTCCGGCGGATCGAGGATGCGCGCGGCATGA
- a CDS encoding flagellar hook assembly protein FlgD, translating into MTVIANQPAGATGAAPPTAPAAAAKSGFAALGSGDFLRLMIEQLKQQDPTNPVDNKEMLVQMAQFTALSGTTETNATLQAIADKLDSLVAAQSSLQDMLRPGASA; encoded by the coding sequence ATGACCGTCATAGCCAACCAGCCCGCCGGTGCCACCGGCGCCGCCCCGCCGACCGCCCCCGCGGCCGCTGCCAAGAGTGGCTTCGCCGCGCTCGGCAGTGGCGATTTCCTGCGCCTGATGATCGAACAGCTGAAGCAGCAGGACCCCACCAATCCGGTCGATAACAAGGAAATGCTGGTCCAGATGGCGCAGTTTACCGCGCTGTCCGGCACGACCGAGACGAACGCGACGCTGCAGGCGATCGCCGACAAGCTCGACTCCCTCGTCGCCGCCCAATCGAGCCTGCAGGACATGCTCCGGCCCGGCGCCTCCGCCTGA
- a CDS encoding flagellar basal body rod protein FlgF, producing MDRMIYTALTGMDAAMTRQRAVASNLANAQTTGFRAETFSVKPLTLKGSPLEVRVMAQGAVRGADMSAGKVITTGQPLDIAVKGDALIALQGKDGAEVYSRRGDLSIGVGGVLENGDGRPVLGENGPITVPAGRQVAIAGDGTVTAADPATPELPPEEVGRIKLASPAGSTIIKDLDGFMRVPNGGVLPGDPTAEVEVGALEQSNVDTAGTLIDIIEAQRSFDRRAKLFTTASDLDRAGSQLMSLRG from the coding sequence ATGGACCGGATGATCTACACCGCGCTGACCGGCATGGATGCAGCGATGACGCGGCAGCGCGCCGTCGCCAGCAATCTCGCCAATGCGCAGACCACCGGCTTTCGCGCCGAGACCTTCAGCGTCAAACCCCTGACGCTGAAGGGCTCGCCGCTGGAAGTGCGGGTCATGGCGCAAGGCGCGGTGCGCGGGGCGGACATGTCCGCCGGCAAGGTGATCACGACCGGTCAACCGCTCGACATCGCGGTCAAGGGCGATGCCCTGATCGCGCTCCAGGGGAAGGACGGGGCGGAAGTCTATTCGCGCCGTGGCGATCTCTCGATCGGGGTCGGGGGCGTCCTCGAAAACGGCGACGGTCGCCCGGTGCTGGGCGAGAACGGGCCGATCACCGTCCCCGCCGGTCGCCAGGTCGCGATCGCGGGAGACGGCACGGTCACCGCCGCCGATCCCGCGACGCCCGAACTGCCGCCCGAAGAGGTGGGCCGGATCAAGCTCGCCAGCCCGGCGGGCAGCACCATCATAAAGGATCTCGACGGGTTCATGCGCGTGCCGAACGGCGGCGTGCTGCCCGGCGATCCGACCGCCGAGGTCGAGGTCGGCGCGCTGGAGCAGTCCAACGTCGATACCGCGGGAACGCTGATCGACATCATCGAGGCGCAGCGCAGTTTCGACCGGCGCGCCAAACTGTTCACTACCGCCAGCGATCTCGATCGCGCCGGTTCCCAGCTCATGAGCCTGCGCGGCTGA
- the fliD gene encoding flagellar filament capping protein FliD, whose amino-acid sequence MDNPSSSILSALGGGSGIDMAKLATDLSTAKYAAQIEQLKSRSDLMETRISAAAALKGQLSQLASALGERVRTGDLAASAATANPAVAKVSVAGGARASGTYSLEVTQLASSQTLVGKPYATSDSLVGEGTLTFDFGTVSGGSFSADGGTAPLSIEVTADDTLSTLASKISTSGSGLTAYVVSGSSGAQLVIKGEQGAVNGFTISGSGASVGGGASAPGNIDFLDWSPATDGGQLKATAKDARLVFDGVEVTSATNTVTGLPAGLSLTLTGTNAGAPTEISFDRKDGAITSLMEDLVAALNDVTGQLKQTASPLGGELGNDSGARALKRELAALAGTVIMPNAPAGAPRTLGDLGLTASREGTFRLDADRLKETLARDPDGAAGMFTSGLYGVFATMDKLARNLGSTTDPGSLGGSIARYERQQTQIENRLEKIAEQQENLRAQLGRSFSWADRRVTQSQSTLSFLKSQVALWTAKD is encoded by the coding sequence ATGGACAATCCCTCCTCCTCCATCCTTTCCGCACTGGGCGGCGGCAGCGGCATCGACATGGCGAAACTCGCCACCGATCTTTCCACCGCGAAATATGCGGCGCAGATCGAGCAGTTGAAATCGCGCAGCGATTTGATGGAAACGCGCATTTCGGCGGCTGCGGCACTGAAGGGGCAGTTGTCGCAACTGGCGAGCGCCCTGGGTGAACGGGTCCGCACCGGCGATCTCGCCGCCAGCGCCGCGACCGCGAACCCCGCGGTCGCTAAGGTATCGGTGGCGGGCGGCGCGCGTGCCAGTGGCACCTATTCGCTGGAGGTGACGCAGCTTGCGAGCAGCCAGACGCTCGTCGGCAAACCCTATGCCACGTCCGACAGTCTGGTCGGGGAGGGCACCCTGACCTTCGATTTTGGCACGGTTTCCGGCGGTTCGTTCTCAGCCGATGGCGGCACTGCCCCGCTTTCGATCGAGGTGACCGCCGACGATACCCTGAGCACGCTTGCGAGCAAGATATCCACTTCCGGCAGCGGGCTTACCGCCTATGTCGTCTCCGGCAGCTCCGGGGCGCAGCTGGTGATCAAGGGGGAACAGGGCGCAGTTAACGGCTTCACGATCTCCGGCAGCGGCGCGAGTGTGGGCGGGGGCGCATCCGCGCCCGGCAATATCGATTTTCTCGACTGGTCGCCTGCGACCGACGGGGGGCAGCTGAAAGCCACCGCGAAGGATGCCCGGCTGGTTTTCGACGGAGTGGAGGTAACCAGCGCCACCAATACCGTCACCGGCCTGCCTGCGGGCCTGTCGCTGACCCTGACCGGCACGAATGCTGGTGCGCCGACCGAGATTTCGTTCGACCGCAAGGATGGGGCGATTACCTCTCTGATGGAGGATCTGGTCGCGGCGCTGAACGACGTGACCGGGCAGCTGAAGCAAACGGCCAGTCCGCTCGGCGGGGAACTCGGAAACGATTCCGGCGCGCGCGCACTGAAGCGCGAACTGGCGGCGCTGGCGGGTACGGTCATCATGCCCAATGCCCCGGCGGGAGCGCCGCGAACACTCGGCGATCTGGGCCTCACCGCCAGCCGGGAGGGCACCTTTCGCCTTGATGCCGATCGGCTGAAGGAAACGCTCGCAAGGGATCCGGACGGGGCGGCCGGGATGTTCACGTCGGGGCTTTATGGCGTCTTCGCGACGATGGACAAGCTCGCCCGCAACCTGGGCAGCACGACCGATCCGGGTTCGCTGGGCGGCTCCATCGCACGTTACGAACGGCAGCAGACACAGATTGAAAACCGCCTGGAAAAAATCGCCGAGCAGCAGGAGAACCTGCGGGCGCAACTGGGCAGGTCGTTCTCCTGGGCGGACCGCCGGGTTACACAATCGCAATCGACGCTGTCCTTCCTGAAGTCTCAGGTCGCGCTCTGGACGGCGAAGGACTGA
- a CDS encoding response regulator transcription factor, with protein MLKFAVVDHDMRRKADVVMQFSDIGHSCAPYDNVEEFADSGRHYDLLLLAERADGAFRDDLESLRSTVHGQKTIIYSTDPHYANACEALRLGALDLRAWPFDLTEIEAWWHRNAETFLPVNRLRLRTREARDRLAALTSRERDILHAIADGKSNKMIAAGLGVSHRTIEAHRLRLLKKIEVTNSSDAVRISIESRLFDPA; from the coding sequence ATGCTGAAATTCGCGGTGGTGGACCACGACATGCGGCGCAAGGCCGACGTGGTGATGCAGTTTTCCGATATCGGCCATTCTTGCGCACCTTATGACAATGTGGAGGAATTCGCGGACTCCGGGCGGCACTATGATCTGCTGTTGCTCGCCGAACGGGCCGATGGTGCCTTTCGCGACGATCTCGAGAGCTTGCGATCCACCGTCCATGGCCAGAAGACGATCATCTATTCGACCGATCCGCATTACGCGAACGCGTGCGAGGCCCTACGGCTAGGGGCGCTCGACCTGCGGGCGTGGCCTTTCGACCTGACCGAGATCGAGGCGTGGTGGCATCGCAATGCGGAAACCTTCCTGCCCGTCAATCGCCTCCGCCTCCGCACCCGCGAGGCCCGCGACCGGCTCGCCGCTCTCACCAGCCGCGAACGGGATATCCTGCACGCCATTGCCGACGGGAAATCGAACAAGATGATCGCGGCCGGGCTGGGCGTCAGTCACCGCACCATCGAAGCGCATCGTCTCCGCTTGCTGAAAAAGATCGAGGTTACGAATTCCAGCGATGCGGTGCGCATTTCGATCGAAAGCCGGCTCTTCGATCCCGCCTGA
- a CDS encoding sigma-70 family RNA polymerase sigma factor, with amino-acid sequence MKLDQSQFNAAAAYGSVDLIEDRVRRFVPMVRKAAWHIHGSAMNEFDVEDLIQVGLIALTECAQRHAGPTEDGFAAYAKIRVRGAILDHVRRTIPGSRGSGARRRRVEHATSRLRARLRREPRADELAAEIVEIGGSLSDLEAEPMRTASLDTMYDDTSDMFADDRPNPFELLSEHEDSERLGRIVAALPERLQTVLQLYFVEELNLAEIAQVLEVSVPRVHQLKAQALKIVRKELQPE; translated from the coding sequence ATGAAACTGGACCAATCGCAATTCAACGCAGCCGCCGCCTATGGATCGGTGGACCTGATCGAGGACCGCGTGCGGCGGTTCGTTCCGATGGTGCGAAAGGCCGCGTGGCATATCCATGGCAGCGCGATGAACGAATTCGATGTGGAGGACCTGATCCAGGTCGGCCTGATCGCCTTGACGGAATGTGCCCAACGCCATGCCGGCCCCACGGAAGACGGCTTTGCCGCCTATGCGAAAATCCGGGTGCGGGGTGCGATCCTGGACCATGTGCGGCGAACCATTCCGGGCAGCAGGGGCAGCGGCGCGCGCCGCCGAAGGGTCGAGCATGCGACGAGCCGGCTTCGCGCCCGACTCCGCCGTGAACCGCGCGCGGACGAGCTCGCCGCGGAGATCGTGGAGATCGGCGGCAGTCTGTCCGATCTCGAAGCGGAACCCATGCGCACCGCATCGCTGGACACCATGTACGACGACACCAGCGATATGTTCGCGGACGATCGCCCCAACCCCTTCGAACTTCTAAGTGAGCACGAGGACAGCGAACGGCTCGGTCGCATCGTAGCCGCCTTGCCCGAACGCCTGCAGACGGTGCTCCAACTCTACTTCGTCGAAGAGCTGAACCTCGCCGAAATCGCCCAGGTTCTCGAGGTCAGCGTACCGCGAGTCCATCAGCTGAAAGCGCAAGCGCTGAAGATCGTCCGCAAAGAGTTGCAGCCAGAGTAA
- a CDS encoding flagellar biosynthesis protein FlhA, giving the protein MTGTTPLSPGAFALPVAILVLIVLMVLPIPTLMLDAFFVLNIAFSIAILMVAMNAAKPLDFSSFPSVLLFATLLRLALNVASTRIVLVGGHNGSGAAGKVIESFGEFLIGGNFAVGLFVFMILLIINMVVITKGAGRVSEVSARFTLDALPGKQMAIDADIAAGLMTAEEAKARRAEVATEADFYGAMDGASKFVKGDAIAALLILAVNIIAGFCLGMISHGLTAAEAAQHYITLAVGDALVAQVPSLLLSIAAAAIVTRVTDKSDLAGQIGGQFADPRSWLPVALVLGGLGVIPAMPQSIFLPAAAGAFWLYFVLRRRAARPEPVAETIEPAKPEALTIEDVSDHTLVTVELGYGLVHLVDEARGSSLVARITGVRKQLSQEFGFVVPQFRLRDSLQMAPNDYRITIGGTPVGGGQILSDQVLAIDTGDVMPQHGIHGTPTTDPSFGCPALWIAPGERDQAVAEGFLTVDPGTVVATHLNQLLRQRGPELLGPEEVRAIVDSLRERSPGVIEAITPEPLSLAALTRLLRALMADGITLAHPGPVMSSIALALQHTQEFDALIDRVRADLGAWLVGRICPPDAKLPVITLDAALESAVLGGMRDPATGQPIIEPDCAQMIGMRIGQICAEAAEGRSPALIVQPPARRALADLLRARAPSCLVLSITELPPTQPIEVVAVIGETEPAPQLASATPEVLAA; this is encoded by the coding sequence ATGACCGGGACAACCCCACTTTCCCCGGGTGCCTTTGCACTTCCGGTGGCAATCCTCGTACTTATCGTGCTGATGGTGTTGCCCATCCCGACGCTGATGCTCGATGCGTTTTTCGTCCTTAACATCGCGTTTTCAATAGCGATTTTGATGGTCGCGATGAACGCCGCGAAGCCGCTCGACTTCTCTTCCTTCCCGTCCGTCCTGCTGTTCGCGACACTGCTTAGACTCGCGCTCAACGTCGCGTCGACGCGCATCGTGCTGGTCGGCGGACACAACGGATCGGGCGCGGCGGGCAAGGTGATCGAGAGCTTCGGCGAGTTCCTGATCGGCGGCAATTTCGCGGTCGGCCTGTTCGTCTTCATGATCCTGCTCATCATCAACATGGTGGTGATCACGAAGGGCGCGGGCCGCGTTTCCGAGGTTTCGGCGCGCTTCACCCTCGACGCCCTGCCGGGCAAGCAGATGGCGATCGACGCCGATATCGCCGCCGGGCTGATGACCGCGGAAGAAGCGAAGGCGCGCCGCGCCGAGGTCGCGACCGAAGCCGATTTCTACGGCGCGATGGATGGTGCTTCCAAGTTCGTGAAGGGCGACGCGATCGCCGCTTTGCTGATCCTGGCGGTCAACATCATCGCCGGGTTCTGCCTCGGCATGATCAGCCACGGGCTGACCGCGGCCGAGGCGGCGCAGCATTACATCACGCTCGCCGTCGGCGACGCGCTGGTGGCGCAGGTTCCCTCGCTGCTGCTCTCCATCGCCGCCGCCGCGATCGTCACCCGCGTAACCGACAAGAGCGACCTGGCGGGGCAGATCGGCGGCCAGTTCGCCGATCCGCGTAGCTGGCTGCCGGTGGCGCTGGTCCTGGGTGGCCTGGGCGTGATACCGGCGATGCCGCAATCGATCTTCCTGCCCGCCGCAGCGGGCGCGTTCTGGCTCTACTTCGTCCTGCGCCGCCGCGCCGCTCGCCCCGAGCCGGTTGCCGAGACGATCGAACCTGCGAAGCCCGAGGCGCTCACTATCGAGGACGTATCGGACCACACGCTGGTGACGGTCGAGCTCGGCTACGGCCTCGTACATCTCGTCGACGAGGCGCGCGGATCGTCGCTGGTCGCGCGCATCACCGGGGTGCGCAAGCAGCTGTCCCAGGAATTCGGCTTCGTGGTGCCGCAATTCCGCCTGCGCGACAGCCTGCAGATGGCACCCAACGATTATCGTATCACCATCGGCGGCACGCCGGTTGGTGGCGGACAGATCCTGTCCGACCAGGTCCTGGCGATCGATACCGGGGACGTCATGCCCCAGCACGGTATCCATGGTACTCCCACGACCGATCCCAGCTTCGGCTGTCCGGCCCTGTGGATCGCGCCGGGCGAGCGGGATCAGGCGGTCGCGGAAGGATTTCTGACGGTCGATCCCGGCACGGTTGTCGCGACGCACCTCAACCAGCTCCTGCGCCAGCGGGGGCCGGAACTGCTCGGGCCGGAGGAAGTTCGCGCCATCGTCGATTCGCTGCGCGAGCGTTCGCCGGGTGTGATCGAGGCGATCACGCCGGAGCCGCTCTCGCTGGCGGCCCTTACCCGCCTGCTGCGTGCCCTGATGGCAGACGGCATCACGCTGGCGCACCCCGGACCGGTGATGTCCAGCATCGCGCTCGCGCTCCAGCATACGCAGGAATTCGACGCTCTCATCGATCGCGTACGGGCCGATTTGGGTGCCTGGCTGGTGGGTCGCATCTGCCCGCCCGACGCTAAGCTGCCCGTCATCACGCTCGACGCGGCGCTGGAAAGCGCGGTGCTGGGCGGCATGCGCGATCCCGCGACCGGCCAGCCGATCATCGAGCCGGACTGCGCCCAGATGATCGGGATGCGCATCGGCCAGATTTGTGCCGAGGCAGCCGAGGGCCGCAGCCCCGCGCTGATCGTGCAGCCTCCTGCCCGTCGCGCGCTTGCCGACCTGCTGCGCGCCCGCGCACCGTCCTGCCTAGTGCTGTCTATCACCGAACTGCCGCCCACCCAGCCGATCGAAGTCGTCGCGGTGATCGGCGAAACCGAACCTGCCCCGCAACTCGCTTCAGCCACGCCGGAGGTGCTTGCCGCATGA
- a CDS encoding transglycosylase SLT domain-containing protein, whose protein sequence is MSDISTIPASVPGATRPAPAMGGGGDARTRAAIARAAERTGTDFSYLLAQARIESSLNPSARAPTSSASGLYQFIDSTWLATLDRHGDSYGLSHIAGAIDTRGGRSFVNNPALRGQIMGLRNDPDVSSMMAGALAQQNRAALLPVLGREPQPTELYMAHFLGTGGATRFFTALAANPDQSAAALLPQAAGANRSIFYGPGGAPRSLRGVMQLMESKMARAMAADGGGLPGPSTLEGEFALARGGWQSAPSSAGNFGGAAPAAPAPMRGTPSMSDTLRDNFGLANGSGGDRGHVRAAYDKLKAFGL, encoded by the coding sequence TTGAGCGATATTTCGACCATTCCGGCGAGCGTGCCGGGCGCGACCCGCCCGGCACCAGCAATGGGCGGCGGCGGCGATGCGCGCACCCGCGCCGCGATCGCGCGCGCCGCCGAGCGGACGGGCACGGACTTTTCCTACCTGCTCGCGCAGGCGCGCATCGAATCGAGCCTCAACCCCTCCGCCCGGGCCCCCACCTCCTCCGCGAGCGGTCTCTACCAGTTCATCGACAGCACCTGGCTGGCGACGCTCGACCGGCACGGCGACAGCTACGGCCTGTCGCACATCGCCGGGGCGATCGACACGCGTGGCGGGCGCAGCTTCGTCAACAACCCCGCACTGCGCGGACAGATCATGGGCCTGCGCAACGATCCGGACGTCTCCTCGATGATGGCGGGCGCGCTCGCGCAGCAGAACCGCGCCGCGCTGTTGCCGGTGCTGGGCCGCGAGCCGCAGCCGACCGAACTCTACATGGCGCATTTCCTGGGCACCGGCGGCGCGACCCGCTTCTTCACCGCCCTCGCCGCCAATCCCGACCAGTCCGCCGCTGCGCTGCTGCCGCAGGCCGCCGGGGCCAACCGCTCGATCTTCTATGGCCCGGGCGGCGCGCCCCGCAGCCTGCGCGGCGTGATGCAACTGATGGAAAGCAAGATGGCGCGCGCCATGGCCGCCGACGGTGGCGGCCTGCCCGGCCCGTCGACGCTGGAAGGCGAATTCGCCCTTGCCCGCGGCGGATGGCAAAGCGCGCCCTCTTCGGCCGGCAATTTCGGCGGGGCCGCACCGGCGGCTCCGGCCCCGATGCGCGGCACGCCGTCGATGTCGGATACGCTGCGCGACAATTTCGGTTTGGCCAATGGGAGCGGAGGCGACCGTGGTCATGTCCGCGCGGCCTATGACAAGCTGAAGGCGTTCGGACTATGA